One region of Oryza sativa Japonica Group chromosome 10, ASM3414082v1 genomic DNA includes:
- the LOC4349348 gene encoding expansin-B2 precursor, which yields MAGASAKVVAMLLSVLATYGFAAGVVYTNDWLPAKATWYGQPNGAGPDDNGGACGFKNTNQYPFMSMTSCGNEPLFQDGKGCGACYQIRCTNNPSCSGQPRTVIITDMNYYPVARYHFDLSGTAFGAMARPGLNDQLRHAGIIDIQFRRVPCYHRGLYVNFHVEAGSNPVYLAVLVEFANKDGTVVQLDVMESLPSGKPTRVWTPMRRSWGSIWRLDANHRLQGPFSLRMVSESGQTVIAHQVIPANWRANTNYGSKVQFR from the exons ATGGCTGGGGCCTCTGCCAAGGTCGTCGCGATGCTGCTCTCCGTGCTCGCCACGTacggcttcgccgccggcgtcgtctaCACCAACGACTGGCTCCCGGCCAAGGCCACCTGGTACGGCCAGCCCAACGGCGCCGGACCCGACGACAACG GCGGTGCGTGCGGGTTCAAGAACACCAACCAGTACCCGTTCATGTCCATGACCTCCTGCGGCAACGAGCCTCTGTTCCAGGACGGCAAGGGCTGTGGCGCCTGCTACCAG ATACGGTGCACCAACAACCCGTCGTGCTCCGGGCAGCCCAGGACGGTGATCATCACGGACATGAACTACTACCCCGTGGCCAGGTACCACTTCGACCTGAGCGGCACGGCGTTCGGCGCCATGGCGAGGCCGGGGCTGAACGACCAGCTCCGCCACGCCGGCATCATCGACATCCAGTTCAGGCGCGTCCCGTGCTACCACCGCGGCCTCTACGTGAACTTCCACGTCGAGGCCGGGTCCAACCCGGTGTACCTCGCCGTGCTGGTGGAGTTCGCCAACAAGGACGGCACGGTGGTGCAGCTCGACGTCATGGAGTCGCTCCCCAGCGGCAAGCCGACGCGGGTCTGGACGCCCATGCGCCGCTCCTGGGGATCCATCTGGCGCCTCGACGCCAACCACCGCCTCCAGGGCCCCTTCTCCCTCCGCATGGTCAGCGAGTCCGGCCAGACCGTCATCGCCCACCAGGTCATCCCGGCCAACTGGAGGGCCAACACCAACTACGGCTCCAAAGTCCAGTTCCGttga
- the LOC4349345 gene encoding zinc finger protein ZAT9 yields the protein MDKHTCKLCFRRFHNGRALGGHMRSHVMAAAAAAAYCPSSPAMSLASTSSTEIEMDEKKEMTKKTEQEKTLTSYVLRENPKRSYKVSAGEFSGGGGGGGGGGESSVVQDGESDTESSPPRGGAGSFFAVSRRRSKRARRRRRAPDPEPASSVSDATTEEDVAMSLLMLSRDSWTRSRSEHETHHRGASSEAEQNNNNVVNVFDEEDEDARDVAGEDHDEELSYGGGEAAAARHRTSRFQCGACRKVFRSYQALGGHRASLKRGKGGGCVPPPRPAPASSAAAPAIHECPFCFRVFDSGQALGGHKRAHMPSGGARPSPSPSPAKCGESSGSIDLNMPATMEDDFELSAVYDAEFASTRQ from the coding sequence ATGGACAAGCACACTTGCAAGCTCTGCTTCCGCCGATTCCACAATGGCCGCGCTCTCGGCGGCCACATGCGCTCCCAtgtcatggccgccgccgcggccgccgcgtactgtccgtcgtcgccggcgatgtCACTGGCGTCCACGTCGTCGACGGAGATCGAGATGGATGAGAAGAAGGAGATGACGAAGAAGACGGAGCAGGAGAAGACGCTGACGTCGTACGTGTTGCGCGAGAATCCCAAGAGGAGCTACAAGGTGAGCGCCGGTGAATtctccggtggtggtggtggtggtggtggcggcggcgagtcgTCGGTCGTGCAGGACGGCGAGAGCGACACGGAGTCGTCCCCGCCGCGCGGCGGAGCGGGGTCGTTCTTCGCCGTGAGCCGGAGGCGGTCgaagcgggcgcggcggcggcgtcgcgcgccGGATCCCGAACCGGCGAGCAGCGTCTCCGACGCGACGACGGAGGAGGACGTGGCCATGTCGCTCTTGATGCTGTCTCGGGACTCGTGGACGCGTTCCAGATCCGAGCACGAGACCCACCACCGGGGGGCGAGCTCGGAGGCCGAGCAGAACAACAACAACGTCGTCAACGTGTTCGACGAAGAAGACGAGGACGCCCGCGACGTGGCCGGCGAGGATCACGACGAGGAGCTcagctacggcggcggcgaggcggcggcggcgcgccaccGCACCAGCAGGTTCCAGTGCGGCGCATGCAGGAAGGTGTTCCGGTCGTACCAGGCGCTCGGCGGCCACCGCGCGAGCCTCAAGAGAGGCAAGGGCGGCGGCTGCGTGCCACCGCCacgtccggcgccggcgagctccgccgccgcgccggccatcCACGAGTGCCCATTCTGCTTCCGCGTGTTCGACTCCGGCCAGGCCCTGGGCGGCCACAAGCGCGCCCACATGCcatccggcggcgcgcggccctcgccctcgccgtctcCGGCGAAATGCGGCGAGAGCTCCGGCTCCATCGATCTCAACATGCCGGCGACAATGGAGGACGACTTCGAGCTCTCCGCCGTGTACGACGCCGAGTTCGCCAGCACGAGACAGTGA
- the LOC4349347 gene encoding expansin-B6 precursor codes for MAARMGSKVAAILAILSVLVVHGSCKGHPVNYNVSDASAYGSGWLPARATWYGAPTGAGPDDNGGACGFKNVNQYPFSSMTSCGNEPIFKDGKGCGSCYQIRCNKDPSCSGNIETVIITDMNYYPVARYHFDLSGTAFGAMAKPGLNDKLRHSGIIDIQFRRVPCNYPGLKINFHVEEGSNPVYFAVLVEYEDLDGDVVQVDLMESKSAYGGATGVWTPMRESWGSIWRLDSNHRLQAPFSLRIRSDSGKTLVANNVIPANWSPNSNYRSIVQFS; via the exons ATGGCAGCCAGAATGGGCAGCAAGGTCGCTGCAATCCTCGCGATTCTGTCCGTGCTCGTGGTGCATGGCTCTTGCAAGGGGCATCCTGTGAACTACAACGTCTCCGACGCCTCCGCCTACGGCTCCGGCTGGCTCCCTGCCCGGGCAACCTGGTATGGCGCTCCCACCGGCGCCGGCCCTGACGACAACG GCGGCGCTTGCGGGTTCAAGAACGTGAACCAGTACCCATTCTCGTCCATGACCTCCTGCGGCAACGAGCCCATCTTCAAGGACGGCAAGGGCTGCGGCTCATGCTACCAG ATCAGGTGCAACAAGGACCCGTCGTGCTCGGGCAACATCGAGACGGTGATCATCACCGACATGAACTACTACCCCGTGGCCAGGTACCACTTCGACCTGAGCGGCACGGCGTTCGGCGCCATGGCCAAGCCGGGGCTCAACGACAAGCTCCGCCACTCGGGCATCATCGACATCCAGTTCAGGCGCGTCCCCTGCAACTACCCGGGCCTCAAGATCAACTTCCACGTCGAGGAGGGCTCCAACCCGGTGTACTTCGCCGTGCTCGTCGAGTACGAGGacctcgacggcgacgtcgtGCAGGTCGACCTCATGGAGTCCAAGTCGGCGtacggcggcgccaccggcgtCTGGACGCCGATGAGGGAGTCGTGGGGCTCCATCTGGCGCCTCGACTCCAACCACCGCCTCCAGGCGCCCTTCTCCCTCCGCATCCGCAGCGACTCCGGCAAGACGCTCGTCGCCAACAACGTCATCCCGGCGAACTGGTCCCCCAACTCCAACTACCGCTCCATCGTCCAGTTCAGCTAG